Genomic window (Pradoshia sp. D12):
TTCAAATCATGGCTGCCTAGTTGGTGCATGGTTCCTTTTTGACCATAGCCGGATAAGGAGCAATAAATAAGCGATGGATGCAGGACTTTTATATCTTCGTATCCAAGCCCTAAGCGAGCCATTACACCAGGACGGTAGCTTTCAATTAAAATGTCTGAATTACGGATCAACTCAATCGCCAATTCTTTGTCCGCTTCGTTTTTCAAATCCAGGGCCAAGCTATTTTTATTTCGGTTCATACACCGGAAAAGATAATTTTCTTTTTGATCATCCTCCAATGGCATACGCGCATGATCTCCAGTTGGAGGCTCTATTTTAATGACTTCTGCTCCTAAATCTGCCAGCCGCAGGGTTGCATAGGGTCCGGGCAAGTTTTGGGTGAAATCAACTACTTTAATTCCCTTAAGCATGTACGCTTCCTCCTTAAATTCACCTAATTCATATCCTGTTAAAATATAGAATTTATCCCATCCATAAAGAATGTCTGATTTTCAAACACCTTCATTTCTGCTGTTTTAAGTGGGAAGATTCAGGCAGTAACCAATCATACTTCTTTAGCTTGTCATACAATACAGATCGGCTGATTCCAAGCAGTAGACAGGCCTTACTTTTATTCCCTCCTGACATTTCCAATGCTTTTTGTATGGCCATCTGCTCCGCTTTCTCTAATAAAGGCTGTGTTTCATCTTCCTCCTCTTCATTCAAGAAAAAATCATAGCCAACTTTCTGCAGAATATATTCTGGAATGTCCTCTAGGCCGACTTTGCCATCCTCTGCAAAAATCATGGCTCTCTCCCAAACATTCCGCAATTCCCGGATATTTCCGGGCCAGTCATACTCCAATATTGCTTTCTCGAACAATGGGTTCCACCCTGTAATACTTGTCCCGTTTTGTTTATTAAATTCTTTAATAAAAGCTTCGCTTAGGAGGAGAATATCCTTTTTTCTCCGCCTTAACGGAGGAATCTCGAAGGATATGACATTCAAGCGGTAAAATAATTCCTCCCTAAATTCCCCTTCAGCAACCATTTTTTCCAAGGGACGATTGGTAGCGGCAATGATTCGGACATTTACACTGATCCGTTCTGTTCCGCCTACTCTGTAAAACTCTCTTTCTTGCAGGACACGAAGCAGCTTGGCCTGAATGGGTAAGGACATATCCCCAATCTCATCGAGAAAAAGTGTGCCACCATTAGCCATATCAAATTTGCCGATCTTCCCTTTATGTTTAGCGCCTGTAAAAGCGCCTTCTTCATATCCAAAAAACTCTGACTCCAATAAATGCTCTGGTATAGCTGCGCAGTTCACCGTAATAAACGGACCCTTTCCAAATGGACTGGCACTATGGATGGCATGGGCAAACAACTCTTTACCTGTTCCGCTTTCCCCAAAAATTAATACCGTGGTCTTTACCTTGGCTGCTTTCATCCCACTCCTCATAAGCTTATCCATTTGCTTATCGTGTGACAGGATTTGATCAAAAGTAAATCTTGATTTCTCAAGCTTGGTAGGATTCAGATTCTTCCTATCATTTATCTCTGCACTTTTGAATAACTCACGGACTTCGTGCAGTTGGCGATAAACGATTTTACCAATGGCACCGATAATTTGCTCATCCTGATAAACGGGTATACGGTGAACGATATAGTCTATTCCTTTAACCTGCATAAACTCACTTACTTCCGCTACACCCGTTTTCATCACATGCGGCAAATGAAGATGTGGTAAAACCGATTCGATTTCCCTCATATCCAATTGCTGATCATAAAGATCAAACAGCTCAATTAACGAGGGGCTGATAAAAGTAACTTCTTCGTTTTCATTAATCATGACGAGGCCATCATAAGCATTATGGATAACTGATTGCAAAAGTGTTTTCCATTTCTTTTGAAATTTTAATTCTCTTGTTAAATTCTCTAATTCAGATACATTTTGAAAAAGTGTGATATACCCCTGTTTACCATTTTCTAAATCATACTTCGACAGACGTACCATATAATGTTCGGATTGAAAAACCATTGGAAAATGAGCTTCCATTTTCTCGGAAAAGTGATCTAATTGAGGGATATAAATCTCGAGGTTCTCATTGATGAGTGATGAATAAGGGATTCCAATCATCTCAGTGATTTTTTCATTCACAAAGATAATTTGATTTTTTCCATCTGTCATAATGGCTCCCAAATTGGATGTTTGTAAAACTTTTTCAAGCTGTTCTTTTAATAATTTCGTTTCTCTCACGTAATTCATAACCGCATTTGTTTTTGTAAAAATACCTACAGGTGCACCCTGTTTGTTCACAACAATCCCCGTGCCAACCCTGCTTTTTGATATTAACTTTTCCAATAGTTCAGCATTCACATCCTCCAAAACCGTTCCTACATCTTTTTTGATATACTCACTGATTGTCGTATCTTTTGAAACATCAGTCAGAATCATTTGGTACAATGAACTTCTTGTAAATACGCCAATCAGTTTACCTGAACTGTTTGTCACCGGGATTGTATTCCACTTTTGCTTGTACATGATAGATAGCGCTTCCATCAATGTGTTCGTTGGTGATAAACAATGTTCGAGCGGACTCATAATTTCTTTAACGGGCTTTATAGTTTTCTCCCCCTTTTAGATTCTATATACGTTTTCCACAAATACGTGTAAAACTCCTCTAAATATAGGAAGGGAATAAAAATCGGCAAAATCCTTCTCGTTTAAGAATCAGGATTTTGCCCCACTGAAATCATTTATTATTTAATAGTATTTTTATCGTAATCTTTTAAAACAGTTTTTAGCATTTTTCCTGTTCCTGATTTCGGTAGTTGGTCAATAAAACAAATATAATCAGGAACCTTATACTCTGCCAGTCTCTCTTTACAATAGGAAACTACCTCTTCTTCCTGTAACTCTGGTTTTTTCTTTGCTACATAGGCCACCGTTTTTTCGCCAAAGACCGGATCAGGCCTGCCAATAACGGAACACTCCAAAATATCAGGGTGCGTGTACAATACTTCCTCTAACTCACGCGGGTAAATATTAAAGCCACCTCTGATGATCATGTCCTTCTTCCGGTCCACAATAAAATGGTATCCATCTTCATCATAATAGGCCAAATCACCAGTATATAACCATCCATCTTTAATCGTGTTAATCGTATCATCTTCCTTCTTATAGTAGCCCTTCATCATGTTCGGTCCTCTGAAAATAATCTCCCCTACCGCGTGAGACTCTACTTCCTCACCTTCCGGGTCAACAATTTTCAAATCGACGCCAGGAATAGGCACTCCAACAGAATTCAATTTTTTAGCCATATCTCGAGGTGTGGTCATTAGCATAACTGTACTTTCTGTCAGACCATATCCTTCTGATATTTCTACACCAAGTGATTGATTGGTCTTATGGAGGATCTCAGCAGGCAAACTCGCACCACCACAACCAGCTGTCCGAAGATGAGAAAAGTCTAAATCTGAAATGGCTGGATTTTGAAGAAAGAAAGCATACATAGTTGGGACGCCCAAGAATATCGAGATTTGATAGTTTGATATCTTTTCAAGTGTATCAACAGGATGAAAACGTTCCTCTAAATAAATCGTACTTCCGTGGGCAATCGGCGCTAGGAATCCTTGTAATTTGGCATAAGCATGAAAAAGAGGCAATACACAAAGGACCCTGTCTTTTGGCGTTAATTGATTAATGACGGCTGCCGTAATTGTCATCCAATTCAAGTTGGCATGTGTAATCATGGCTCCCTTTGGATTACCGGTTGTCCCGGATGTATAAATGATTTGCGCGACATCCTCCGCATGAACAGGGGCCACCTTGCTGATAGGAGATAGAGACTGCAATTCCTGCCAGTCAGTAAATGGATGATTTTCCTCTTCTCCAAAATAATAGATTTCTTTCATCTGTTTAAAGTCATTCATAGAGTTTTGAATGACAGCGGATGCAGCAACTTCCGTAATTAAATATTCCGATTCCGAATCATTAATAATATAGGTTGTTTCTTTTTCTTTAAAGGTAGGGTTAATGGGTACGACTGTTGCACCAGTTGCTAATATAGCAAAATACGTAATGATATATTCCGGTCGATTGGTCATCATCAACGCTACTTTTGTCTCCTGAGTAATGCCTTTATTTTTTAACCCGGCTGCAACACTGAAAATTTGATCTCTCAGCTCTAGATAAGTCATCACTTGTTCCCGGTAATGAATAGCGGACTGATTGGGCAAACGCGACACAGTGGACGTAAGCAGTTCAACAATATTCAAAAAATAACTACCTCCTTAAAAACTGGAATCTATATATCAACCTATTAAACAATCACCTTAGCCCATAAAACCTCTCGGCAAACCTGCTCAATGACTTCATTCGGTATACGATATGTCTGACCGGATGGATCATTTTGAATAGCTGATATAAGCTCCGGTATCTCTGCAGAGTTTATGTTAAATTCCGAAAAATCATCCGGTAAGTTTACAGCTCTACGAAGAGCGACAATTTCATCAATACATTGCTGCAAACACTCTTCCTCAGTATTAGCAATATCCTTAATACCAAGTGCCTGAGCAAATTCTTTAATCTTAGGTATATAAAGTGGAGCTAGGTTTTTCATAACACTCGGCATTAAAACTGCATTAGCCAGACCATGTGGAATTCCATACTTTGCACCCAGGGCATGGGCCATATTATGGA
Coding sequences:
- a CDS encoding sigma 54-interacting transcriptional regulator, yielding MSPLEHCLSPTNTLMEALSIMYKQKWNTIPVTNSSGKLIGVFTRSSLYQMILTDVSKDTTISEYIKKDVGTVLEDVNAELLEKLISKSRVGTGIVVNKQGAPVGIFTKTNAVMNYVRETKLLKEQLEKVLQTSNLGAIMTDGKNQIIFVNEKITEMIGIPYSSLINENLEIYIPQLDHFSEKMEAHFPMVFQSEHYMVRLSKYDLENGKQGYITLFQNVSELENLTRELKFQKKWKTLLQSVIHNAYDGLVMINENEEVTFISPSLIELFDLYDQQLDMREIESVLPHLHLPHVMKTGVAEVSEFMQVKGIDYIVHRIPVYQDEQIIGAIGKIVYRQLHEVRELFKSAEINDRKNLNPTKLEKSRFTFDQILSHDKQMDKLMRSGMKAAKVKTTVLIFGESGTGKELFAHAIHSASPFGKGPFITVNCAAIPEHLLESEFFGYEEGAFTGAKHKGKIGKFDMANGGTLFLDEIGDMSLPIQAKLLRVLQEREFYRVGGTERISVNVRIIAATNRPLEKMVAEGEFREELFYRLNVISFEIPPLRRRKKDILLLSEAFIKEFNKQNGTSITGWNPLFEKAILEYDWPGNIRELRNVWERAMIFAEDGKVGLEDIPEYILQKVGYDFFLNEEEEDETQPLLEKAEQMAIQKALEMSGGNKSKACLLLGISRSVLYDKLKKYDWLLPESSHLKQQK
- a CDS encoding class I adenylate-forming enzyme family protein, whose translation is MNIVELLTSTVSRLPNQSAIHYREQVMTYLELRDQIFSVAAGLKNKGITQETKVALMMTNRPEYIITYFAILATGATVVPINPTFKEKETTYIINDSESEYLITEVAASAVIQNSMNDFKQMKEIYYFGEEENHPFTDWQELQSLSPISKVAPVHAEDVAQIIYTSGTTGNPKGAMITHANLNWMTITAAVINQLTPKDRVLCVLPLFHAYAKLQGFLAPIAHGSTIYLEERFHPVDTLEKISNYQISIFLGVPTMYAFFLQNPAISDLDFSHLRTAGCGGASLPAEILHKTNQSLGVEISEGYGLTESTVMLMTTPRDMAKKLNSVGVPIPGVDLKIVDPEGEEVESHAVGEIIFRGPNMMKGYYKKEDDTINTIKDGWLYTGDLAYYDEDGYHFIVDRKKDMIIRGGFNIYPRELEEVLYTHPDILECSVIGRPDPVFGEKTVAYVAKKKPELQEEEVVSYCKERLAEYKVPDYICFIDQLPKSGTGKMLKTVLKDYDKNTIK